The Spirosoma radiotolerans genome has a window encoding:
- a CDS encoding rhomboid family intramembrane serine protease, with amino-acid sequence MSITLIIIVVTVIISVAAWNNYSLMDRWIMNPYQVASRGQYYRLITSGFLHADWGHLFFNMLSLYFFGGFIEQVFGLLFNNNAPVFLIGFYLVAILVSDIPSFLKHRYDPGYNSLGASGGVSAIIFAAILFRPLTPIYLYFIPIGIPGFIFGALYLAYSYYESRRGGSHINHDAHFYGALFGVLFMIVIYPAVIPSFIEQIAGWRPF; translated from the coding sequence ATGAGTATTACCCTGATTATCATTGTTGTTACGGTTATCATTAGTGTAGCCGCCTGGAACAACTACAGCCTGATGGACCGATGGATTATGAATCCATACCAAGTCGCAAGCCGTGGGCAGTATTACCGGCTGATCACATCGGGCTTCCTGCATGCCGATTGGGGACATCTGTTTTTCAACATGCTTAGCCTCTATTTCTTTGGTGGCTTTATTGAACAAGTATTTGGTTTGCTATTCAACAATAATGCGCCAGTTTTCCTGATCGGGTTTTACCTGGTGGCTATTTTGGTTTCTGACATTCCAAGTTTTCTCAAACACCGCTATGATCCCGGTTATAACTCATTGGGTGCCTCGGGGGGCGTGTCGGCCATTATTTTTGCTGCTATTCTTTTTCGTCCCTTAACCCCTATTTATCTTTACTTTATTCCGATTGGTATTCCTGGGTTCATCTTTGGCGCTTTGTACTTAGCTTATTCCTATTATGAATCCCGGCGGGGGGGGAGCCACATTAACCACGATGCCCACTTTTATGGAGCCTTGTTCGGGGTGTTGTTTATGATTGTCATTTACCCAGCCGTAATCCCCAGCTTTATTGAGCAGATAGCCGGATGGCGACCGTTTTAA
- a CDS encoding polyprenyl synthetase family protein has protein sequence MNPAIFIDALHNELQSIQYGQNPPELYDPIRYIMNLGGKRMRPLLTLMGAYLFTDDWQKAIRPALGVEVFHNFTLMHDDIMDQAPLRRGQLTVHEKWNGNVAILSGDVMLVNAYQLLLNVEAAKLAPALARFSRTAAEVCEGQQLDMNFETRWDVSEAEYIEMIRLKTSVLLGYALELGGLIGGADDETTQHLYSGGVNIGIGFQLKDDLLDVYGDPVKFGKQVGGDIIANKKTFLLIEALAQAKGTIRDELIDWLTRTEFSKPEKVQAVTAIYDQLGIRELTESRINEYFALGFANFDQIDADSSRKTLLIQFARQLVERES, from the coding sequence ATGAATCCAGCTATTTTTATTGATGCCCTTCACAACGAACTTCAGTCTATTCAATACGGGCAGAATCCGCCTGAACTTTACGATCCCATCCGGTACATTATGAATTTGGGCGGTAAACGAATGCGCCCATTACTGACCTTGATGGGGGCTTATTTGTTTACCGATGACTGGCAGAAAGCTATCCGGCCTGCCTTGGGCGTAGAGGTGTTTCACAACTTTACGCTCATGCACGATGACATTATGGATCAGGCTCCTTTGCGCCGGGGTCAGCTAACGGTGCATGAAAAATGGAATGGTAATGTGGCCATTCTGTCGGGCGATGTGATGCTCGTCAACGCCTACCAACTCCTATTGAATGTAGAAGCCGCTAAACTAGCGCCTGCACTGGCTCGCTTTAGTCGTACGGCGGCCGAGGTTTGTGAAGGTCAGCAGCTAGATATGAATTTCGAGACCCGATGGGATGTTTCAGAAGCCGAGTATATCGAGATGATTCGCCTTAAAACATCGGTTCTGCTCGGCTATGCGCTTGAATTGGGCGGATTGATTGGGGGCGCCGACGACGAAACGACCCAGCATTTGTACAGCGGTGGCGTGAACATTGGCATCGGCTTTCAGTTGAAAGATGATCTACTGGATGTTTATGGCGACCCGGTCAAATTTGGCAAACAAGTTGGCGGGGATATTATCGCTAACAAAAAGACGTTTCTGCTGATCGAAGCACTAGCTCAGGCCAAAGGAACCATTCGTGACGAGCTAATCGACTGGCTGACCCGGACCGAGTTCAGTAAACCTGAGAAAGTACAGGCTGTCACGGCAATTTATGACCAGTTAGGCATTCGAGAGCTGACTGAATCCCGGATCAATGAATACTTCGCTCTTGGATTTGCTAACTTCGACCAGATTGACGCCGATTCTAGTCGCAAAACGTTACTTATTCAATTTGCCCGTCAACTCGTTGAACGGGAGAGCTAG
- a CDS encoding nucleoside deaminase — translation MDEFMQEAINQARKSLSEGGIPIGSALIKNGELVASGHNKRVQENNPILHGEMDCLNNAGRVGSFRNTVIYSTLMPCYMCAGTIVQFKIPKVIVGESRTFPGAREFMEQHGVEVIDLDLPECVDMMNQFIAEKPTLWHEDIGEL, via the coding sequence ATGGATGAATTTATGCAGGAGGCCATCAATCAGGCCCGGAAAAGTTTGAGCGAAGGCGGTATTCCCATTGGGTCTGCGCTGATCAAAAACGGTGAGCTGGTGGCGTCGGGGCACAACAAGCGTGTGCAGGAAAACAATCCCATTCTACACGGGGAGATGGATTGCCTGAACAATGCGGGGCGCGTTGGCTCCTTTCGGAATACCGTCATCTATTCAACGCTGATGCCCTGCTACATGTGCGCCGGGACAATTGTGCAGTTCAAGATTCCTAAAGTGATCGTCGGTGAATCCCGGACGTTTCCGGGCGCAAGGGAATTTATGGAGCAACATGGCGTTGAAGTGATTGACCTCGATCTGCCCGAATGCGTCGATATGATGAATCAGTTTATTGCCGAGAAACCAACCCTTTGGCATGAAGATATTGGCGAATTATAG
- a CDS encoding NUDIX hydrolase → MSNHKESLDEAPKFRYWKSQAEANGLKINAVNDFYIRRRHNGEVLFAMLEVDADTPEGDKIPPALFLKGHAVCMLVCLLDKETREKFVVLVKQRRIADGSQTYEHPAGMVDASDAPDEVAARELEEEIGLTVTAAELTKLNARVWHPSTGTSDEGMHFFYIEKEMTRDDIMKFHLKNMGNQFEHERITSVVATLPEAHKLITNVNGLLLHFLYLQHVGDYETMKLL, encoded by the coding sequence ATGAGCAATCACAAAGAATCACTTGACGAAGCGCCCAAGTTTCGGTACTGGAAAAGCCAGGCTGAAGCTAATGGGTTAAAAATTAACGCTGTAAACGATTTTTATATTCGTCGTCGGCACAATGGCGAGGTGCTGTTTGCCATGCTTGAGGTAGACGCCGACACCCCCGAAGGGGATAAAATTCCGCCCGCGCTCTTTCTGAAAGGCCATGCTGTTTGTATGCTGGTGTGTTTACTGGATAAAGAAACGCGGGAGAAATTTGTGGTTCTGGTGAAGCAACGGCGCATTGCCGATGGCTCACAAACCTACGAACATCCAGCGGGTATGGTCGATGCCAGCGATGCCCCCGACGAAGTGGCGGCCCGCGAATTGGAGGAGGAAATCGGCCTCACCGTTACGGCCGCTGAGCTAACTAAATTAAATGCCAGGGTGTGGCATCCCAGCACAGGCACCAGCGACGAAGGTATGCACTTTTTCTATATCGAAAAGGAAATGACCCGTGATGATATTATGAAGTTTCACCTTAAAAATATGGGAAATCAGTTCGAGCACGAGCGCATTACGAGCGTTGTGGCTACCCTGCCCGAAGCCCATAAACTGATCACGAACGTAAATGGGCTATTGCTTCATTTTCTGTACCTGCAACATGTTGGCGATTACGAAACAATGAAATTGTTGTGA
- a CDS encoding S9 family peptidase has product MKATFIVLIALTAQTVFAQTKAKVTATDLTRIKQVGGIELAPDGQRAVYALATIEPNPDQKEEYEYKTHIYLTGLKPGDGKALTRGSESARQAVWSPDGQRIAFVRSVKGKGQIFVMSLDGGEAWQLTNSTYSASSPLWSPDGKRIAFTAGLTMNQVLTDSLVNPAKNAPLWSLEKPGFSTNDFIKKDKKVKPNPDGSLAEVRAYLEKDVEDKKAKVINRLNFQGESTTEPELNFTHLYVVDVMEGATPKPLTRGFSSYQGANWLPTGQGLLVVTDRDSLKHPDREQDNAIVYVPADGTGTRKVVLAEAGKSYRSPEISPDGKQLAFLVSPSEGVNFAQIGLATLAGTSVSGIELVTFDRAANALSWATAPTSAKGKKGTAGYTIYFTAPANGGSPLYRLDPATRQVTQLTDFTQGVTSFDVNGNRVVLARTEVANPSELYLTDASAKTQTKLSNHNDWVAQRQLSTPEKRTYKNSLGQTVDYWIMKPAFFDASKKYPLLLNMHGGPTAMWGPGEPSMWHEFQYMCSQGYGVVYANPRGSGGYGLNFQRANIKDWGTGPTEDVLAAVTDAAKEKWVDTSRQVITGGSYAGYLTAWIVSHDNRFKAAFAQRGVYDLTTFLGEGNAWRLIPNYFAYPWSADAKVLDANSPYTFVQNIKTPLLIKHGENDLRTGPIQSEMMYKSLKILGRPVEYVRMPGATHELSRSGNVRQRIDRILRIYEFFERYVGADAQALTQK; this is encoded by the coding sequence ATGAAAGCAACCTTTATCGTCCTGATTGCCCTTACGGCACAGACCGTTTTTGCCCAAACGAAAGCCAAAGTTACGGCCACGGATTTGACTCGAATCAAACAGGTTGGTGGTATCGAACTGGCTCCTGATGGACAGCGGGCCGTGTATGCGCTCGCCACTATAGAGCCGAATCCCGATCAGAAAGAAGAGTACGAATACAAAACACACATTTATCTAACCGGTCTGAAACCCGGTGACGGCAAAGCATTGACCCGCGGCTCCGAGTCAGCCCGGCAGGCCGTATGGTCGCCCGATGGGCAGCGGATTGCTTTTGTGCGGTCGGTGAAGGGGAAGGGACAGATTTTTGTTATGTCGCTCGATGGGGGCGAAGCCTGGCAGTTAACGAACAGTACGTATAGTGCTTCTTCGCCACTTTGGTCGCCCGATGGCAAGCGTATTGCGTTTACGGCGGGCCTGACGATGAACCAGGTGCTAACGGACTCGTTGGTGAATCCCGCTAAAAACGCGCCACTCTGGTCGCTCGAAAAGCCGGGTTTTTCAACCAATGATTTCATTAAGAAAGACAAGAAAGTAAAGCCCAATCCCGATGGATCGCTGGCCGAAGTACGGGCTTATCTGGAAAAAGATGTCGAAGACAAAAAAGCGAAAGTCATCAATCGACTGAACTTTCAGGGCGAATCGACGACGGAGCCCGAACTCAACTTCACTCATTTGTATGTTGTGGACGTCATGGAAGGTGCAACGCCAAAGCCCCTCACCCGTGGTTTTTCATCGTATCAGGGCGCTAACTGGTTGCCAACGGGTCAGGGATTGCTGGTCGTTACGGATCGGGATTCATTGAAACACCCGGATCGGGAACAGGATAACGCGATTGTTTATGTGCCCGCCGATGGAACCGGTACGCGGAAAGTTGTCCTGGCCGAAGCCGGCAAGAGTTATCGCTCCCCCGAAATCTCCCCCGATGGCAAGCAACTGGCATTTTTGGTTAGCCCGTCAGAAGGGGTCAATTTCGCTCAAATCGGCTTGGCAACGTTAGCCGGTACAAGTGTATCGGGCATTGAACTCGTCACCTTCGACCGGGCAGCAAACGCGTTGAGCTGGGCGACAGCCCCTACTTCGGCAAAAGGTAAGAAAGGGACCGCAGGCTACACGATTTATTTTACCGCCCCGGCCAATGGCGGATCGCCCCTTTATCGACTCGATCCGGCCACACGGCAGGTTACTCAGCTAACAGATTTTACACAGGGCGTTACCAGCTTCGATGTAAATGGTAATCGGGTGGTGCTGGCCAGAACGGAAGTCGCTAATCCGTCGGAATTGTACCTGACAGACGCTTCGGCCAAAACCCAGACGAAACTGAGCAACCACAACGATTGGGTAGCCCAGCGTCAACTCAGTACGCCAGAAAAACGGACGTATAAAAATTCGTTGGGTCAGACGGTTGATTACTGGATTATGAAACCCGCTTTTTTTGACGCTTCTAAAAAGTACCCACTTCTGCTCAACATGCATGGTGGCCCGACGGCCATGTGGGGACCCGGCGAGCCGTCTATGTGGCATGAGTTTCAGTATATGTGTTCACAAGGCTATGGCGTCGTGTATGCCAACCCTCGTGGATCGGGTGGATACGGCCTCAATTTCCAGCGGGCAAATATCAAAGACTGGGGAACCGGCCCCACTGAAGATGTGCTGGCGGCCGTGACTGATGCCGCGAAAGAGAAATGGGTAGATACCAGTCGGCAGGTAATTACGGGCGGCTCCTACGCCGGTTACCTTACCGCCTGGATTGTTAGTCACGACAACCGATTCAAGGCAGCTTTTGCCCAGCGGGGCGTTTATGACTTGACTACGTTTCTGGGCGAAGGCAATGCGTGGCGGCTTATCCCGAACTACTTTGCCTATCCCTGGTCGGCTGATGCTAAAGTACTCGATGCAAATTCGCCGTACACCTTTGTTCAGAATATCAAAACTCCGCTGTTGATCAAGCACGGTGAAAATGACCTTCGAACAGGGCCGATTCAAAGCGAGATGATGTACAAAAGCCTCAAAATTCTGGGTCGGCCGGTTGAATATGTTCGGATGCCCGGTGCCACGCACGAACTGAGCCGGTCGGGGAATGTGCGGCAGCGAATCGACCGCATCCTGCGCATTTATGAATTCTTTGAGCGGTATGTAGGGGCTGATGCGCAGGCGCTGACCCAGAAGTAG
- a CDS encoding DinB family protein translates to MTKSEIPVMPKFFDRYINLAGNDWLLLDALTQGASFEDLIPAQTLERLGDLRYAPGKWTVKDILQHIIDTERIMSYRAMRLSRNDQTPLPGFDEEKFGEMAMGSRRTIPDLYDEYTAVRKSNIALFSSFDEEMLLRTGTCSDQKISVLALGFVLVGHATHHVNVINERYLPLLA, encoded by the coding sequence ATGACCAAATCTGAAATTCCGGTGATGCCGAAGTTCTTTGATCGGTACATCAATCTGGCCGGGAATGACTGGCTACTGCTTGACGCGCTCACCCAGGGTGCTTCGTTTGAAGACCTTATACCGGCCCAAACGCTCGAACGACTTGGTGATCTACGGTATGCTCCCGGCAAATGGACGGTAAAAGATATTTTGCAGCACATTATTGATACCGAGCGGATTATGAGCTATCGGGCCATGCGGTTGTCCCGAAATGACCAGACGCCACTACCTGGTTTTGATGAAGAAAAATTTGGTGAAATGGCCATGGGCTCCCGACGTACCATTCCTGATCTGTACGACGAATATACTGCTGTCAGAAAGTCGAATATTGCGTTGTTTAGTAGTTTCGACGAGGAGATGCTCCTGCGGACCGGTACCTGTTCAGATCAGAAAATTTCAGTATTGGCCCTCGGGTTTGTGCTGGTTGGCCATGCTACGCACCATGTGAATGTGATCAATGAACGTTATCTCCCTCTTCTAGCTTAA
- a CDS encoding S46 family peptidase, protein MKYMKFRSAQLAILGVALLAGSALAQNTPITGVDSSKGGPLDLGKMWTFDNPPSAFFQKTYKFTADEKWFDEARLASLRFADYCSASFVSANGLVMTNHHCARESGTGVTRKGEDLNATGFFAKTPAEERKVDGLFVDQLVEIDDITKRVQDAMGSATSEQAQLQAREQAFAAIKQEYGTKEGWKGLELQTITFYNGGRYALYGFKRYTDVRLVFMPELQLGFFGGDYDNFTYPRYALDCSFFRVYDEGKPLKTTHFFRFNTNGVRDGEPIFVIGNPGHTERLKTVAELEFDRDLQTPATIQLLRNRSAALQAYNETAKSDSVLNEIFSYENSLKAYDGQLDGLRDTGLMARKSVFEEQFKAAAKAKNLPTDQLKTWDDIAANTAQLRSIFKDANYLAPSERTMGELLTFANVVSQYSELLATRPQDAERARSLMEPPVVKNRALEDAYLAAHLAEAQAALGNDDPYVKAALTGADGKLRTPKETAAYLVKNTKLTDPAFVSELATRPGAAAVSKDPMLALARIGFPRYIAAGRQARQITQKQEVLRGQLGRMLYDVYGTAVPPDATFSLRINDGVVQSYNYNGTKAPILTTFAGLYDRNYSFADKAPWNLPTRWKNPPMELLKQPMCFISTNDIIGGNSGSPMINKNLEAVGLAFDGNMESLPGEFIFVPDANRTISVHTGGIIAAMRYIYKADRLVSELTGATGNVPVAKPKTAKK, encoded by the coding sequence ATGAAGTATATGAAATTTCGTTCTGCTCAGCTAGCCATTCTGGGTGTTGCCTTACTGGCTGGTTCGGCTTTAGCCCAAAATACGCCTATAACCGGAGTCGATTCCAGCAAAGGCGGCCCACTTGACTTGGGCAAGATGTGGACCTTCGACAATCCACCCTCGGCCTTTTTTCAGAAGACCTATAAGTTCACGGCTGATGAAAAGTGGTTCGACGAAGCCCGGCTGGCCTCACTGCGGTTTGCCGATTACTGTTCAGCTTCGTTTGTGTCGGCCAATGGCCTGGTTATGACCAATCACCACTGCGCCCGCGAATCAGGAACGGGTGTAACGCGCAAAGGTGAAGATTTGAACGCCACCGGTTTTTTTGCCAAAACACCCGCTGAAGAGCGTAAGGTCGATGGCTTGTTTGTGGATCAACTGGTGGAAATCGATGACATCACTAAGCGCGTTCAGGATGCTATGGGCAGCGCAACTTCAGAACAAGCCCAGTTGCAGGCCCGCGAACAGGCGTTTGCGGCCATAAAGCAAGAATATGGCACTAAAGAGGGATGGAAAGGGCTGGAATTGCAGACCATTACCTTCTACAACGGCGGTCGTTACGCGCTGTATGGATTCAAGCGGTATACCGATGTGCGGCTGGTGTTCATGCCTGAGTTACAACTTGGCTTTTTTGGGGGCGATTACGATAACTTCACCTACCCACGCTACGCGCTCGACTGTTCGTTTTTCCGGGTATACGATGAGGGAAAGCCGCTCAAAACAACGCACTTCTTCAGGTTTAACACCAATGGTGTTCGTGATGGAGAGCCTATTTTTGTAATCGGTAATCCGGGCCATACCGAACGACTGAAGACCGTTGCCGAACTTGAATTCGATCGGGATCTACAAACACCGGCCACAATTCAACTCCTTCGCAACCGCTCGGCAGCCTTGCAGGCATATAATGAAACGGCAAAAAGCGACAGTGTACTGAATGAGATTTTTAGCTATGAAAACAGTCTGAAAGCGTATGATGGGCAGCTCGATGGGTTGCGCGATACGGGTTTAATGGCCCGTAAGTCGGTTTTTGAGGAGCAGTTTAAAGCGGCTGCCAAAGCGAAAAACTTACCCACCGATCAACTCAAAACCTGGGATGATATTGCCGCGAATACGGCTCAGCTTCGGTCTATTTTCAAAGACGCTAACTACCTCGCCCCCAGCGAGCGAACGATGGGTGAACTGTTAACCTTTGCTAACGTCGTGAGCCAATACAGCGAGTTGCTGGCTACTCGTCCGCAGGATGCCGAACGCGCACGCTCCCTGATGGAGCCACCGGTTGTTAAAAACAGGGCGTTGGAAGATGCCTATCTGGCAGCCCATCTGGCCGAAGCACAGGCGGCTCTGGGCAACGACGACCCGTATGTAAAAGCCGCGCTCACCGGCGCTGATGGTAAACTTCGAACCCCAAAAGAGACAGCGGCTTACCTGGTAAAAAACACTAAACTGACCGATCCCGCTTTTGTGAGTGAATTGGCCACACGGCCCGGCGCGGCTGCCGTCTCGAAAGACCCAATGTTGGCACTGGCGCGTATTGGCTTCCCCCGGTATATAGCTGCTGGTCGCCAGGCCCGTCAGATCACGCAAAAACAGGAAGTGCTGCGTGGTCAACTAGGTCGGATGTTGTATGATGTATATGGCACGGCTGTTCCGCCAGATGCAACGTTCTCCCTGCGCATCAACGATGGCGTGGTTCAATCGTACAACTATAATGGCACGAAGGCACCTATATTGACCACCTTTGCCGGTTTGTACGACCGCAATTACTCGTTTGCCGACAAGGCTCCCTGGAATTTGCCCACCCGCTGGAAAAATCCGCCAATGGAGTTGTTAAAACAGCCGATGTGCTTTATTTCCACCAATGACATCATTGGGGGCAACTCCGGCAGCCCGATGATCAACAAAAACCTGGAAGCTGTAGGCCTCGCTTTCGACGGCAACATGGAGAGCTTACCAGGCGAGTTTATCTTCGTACCCGATGCCAACCGGACCATTTCGGTCCACACGGGCGGCATCATTGCCGCCATGCGCTACATTTACAAAGCGGATCGGCTGGTTAGCGAGCTAACAGGGGCAACCGGTAATGTGCCCGTAGCTAAGCCCAAAACAGCAAAAAAGTAG
- a CDS encoding NAD(P)/FAD-dependent oxidoreductase, translating to MLQFDKLSLNIPDTTKPRVVIIGGGFGGMNLAKSLRNTDVQVVLFDKQNYNGFWPLLYQVATAGLEPDAIAEPFRKMFDGFEDFHYRMVRVNKVDPTAKTVTTLIGELHYDYLVIASGTKSNFFGNDQIKKYSFPLKTIPEALNVRSQFLQCFEQASVTTDPAERESLLTFVIAGAGPTGVEMAGSLAEMRKHVLPNDYPGLDFSQMRIYIVEGLGKVLPPMSDEAGQKAKRYLEDLGVIIKLNTLVEAYDGETVTFKGGEQIRTQTLVWGAGVTGAMIDGIPAESTERGRILVDPTNRVQGLTNVFAIGDIAFMKLDDYPKGHPGVAQPAIQQGEHLAKNLRRLIRNEPTEPFKYFDKGSLAIVGRSRAVADLPGNIHLGGFIAWMAWLFVHIWYLVGFRSKLVVFSNWVYRLFTYERGTRIIIRPFVRKDDKVGQEIVAQNEVS from the coding sequence ATGCTTCAATTCGATAAACTTTCACTCAATATACCTGATACAACCAAACCCCGCGTTGTCATCATTGGTGGCGGATTTGGCGGAATGAATTTAGCCAAAAGTCTGCGCAACACCGATGTGCAGGTGGTGCTGTTCGATAAGCAAAATTACAATGGGTTCTGGCCGCTGCTGTATCAGGTCGCTACGGCTGGTCTGGAGCCCGACGCCATTGCCGAGCCCTTTCGTAAAATGTTCGATGGGTTCGAAGATTTCCACTACCGAATGGTGCGGGTCAATAAGGTCGACCCTACGGCAAAAACAGTAACAACCCTGATTGGTGAGTTGCATTACGACTACCTGGTGATCGCCAGTGGCACAAAATCCAACTTTTTCGGAAACGATCAGATCAAAAAATATTCGTTTCCGCTGAAAACGATTCCAGAAGCGCTTAATGTCAGAAGTCAGTTCCTGCAATGTTTTGAGCAGGCCAGCGTCACAACCGATCCGGCCGAGCGGGAGAGTTTGCTCACGTTTGTAATCGCCGGGGCCGGCCCGACGGGTGTAGAGATGGCGGGCTCGCTGGCCGAAATGCGGAAGCACGTACTGCCCAACGATTATCCGGGTCTGGATTTTAGCCAGATGCGCATTTACATTGTGGAAGGGCTGGGGAAAGTGCTGCCACCCATGTCGGATGAGGCCGGGCAGAAAGCGAAACGATACCTCGAAGACTTAGGCGTTATCATAAAGTTGAATACGTTGGTCGAGGCCTATGACGGCGAGACCGTTACTTTCAAAGGGGGCGAGCAAATCAGAACCCAGACGCTGGTTTGGGGCGCTGGTGTAACCGGCGCGATGATCGATGGTATTCCAGCCGAATCGACCGAACGTGGGCGTATCCTGGTCGATCCGACCAACCGGGTTCAGGGATTGACCAATGTATTTGCCATTGGCGATATTGCCTTTATGAAACTGGACGATTATCCTAAAGGCCATCCTGGTGTTGCACAGCCCGCTATTCAGCAGGGTGAGCATTTAGCTAAGAACCTGCGTCGTTTGATAAGAAACGAACCAACCGAACCCTTCAAATACTTTGATAAGGGTTCGCTGGCCATCGTGGGCCGCAGTCGGGCCGTTGCCGATCTGCCCGGCAATATTCACTTGGGTGGGTTCATTGCCTGGATGGCCTGGCTGTTTGTCCACATCTGGTACCTAGTTGGATTCCGCAGTAAACTGGTTGTCTTCAGTAACTGGGTATACCGGCTGTTTACTTACGAGCGGGGCACCCGGATTATCATACGGCCCTTTGTCCGTAAAGATGACAAAGTTGGTCAGGAAATTGTAGCGCAAAACGAAGTAAGCTAA